One Trichoderma atroviride chromosome 7, complete sequence DNA segment encodes these proteins:
- a CDS encoding uncharacterized protein (EggNog:ENOG41), with amino-acid sequence MLLHLRQLGTTRPEDVSYVHGLSSGKRHMSSSYVYDSLMNHNWQAAFFSENVEQPRQFMRGPPGDSDEKIPLVVTNKCDSTIWPGVATQSGTGPGIGGFELATNKSRKL; translated from the exons ATGCTCCTGCATCTTCGCCAACTCGGCACGACTCGACCCGAAGATGTCTCATACGTGCATGGACTATCGAGCGGAAAGAGGCATATGAGCTCATCTTACGTCTAT GATTCTTTAATGAACCACAACTGGCAagcagccttcttcagcgAAAACGTGGAGCAACCGAGACAATTCATGCGGGGGCCTCCAGGCGATTCCGACGAGAAAATCCCCCTGGTAGTCACAAACAAATGCGACTCGACGATATGGCCTGGCGTTGCCACGCAATCAGGAACTGGCCCAGGGATTGGAGGCTTCGAGCTGGCGACCAACAAAAGCAGGAAGCTATAG
- a CDS encoding uncharacterized protein (EggNog:ENOG41), translating to MYEDVLYACDDDVCPEYTKDPRIKEVVTLTSDLSRKNLEKDFERMDTPQGTFYRVYFDIYLTLDGSEFSAELVCQGEVMGRCRARFR from the exons ATGTACGAAGATGTCTTGTACGCCTGTGACGATGACGTCTGCCCAGAGTATACAAAGGATCCCC GCATCAAGGAAGTTGTTACCCTTACATCTGACCTGTCTCGCAAGAACCTCGAAAAGGATTTCGAGCGAATGGATACGCCTCAAGGTACCTTTTACAGAGTGTACTTTGACATTTACCTGACTCTGGACGGCTCCGAGTTCAGCGCAGAGCTTGTGTGCCAAGGCGAGGTTATGGGCCGCTGCCGAGCCCGCTTCAGGTAA
- a CDS encoding uncharacterized protein (EggNog:ENOG41) — MLSGNTYIDPINLPPLPPGKSEIDVAADYLFKLRQAMRSSLQKTLGEVFNREERNIRYYLTVPAIWNDAGKAATRAAAIQAGFLRDENDNRLTLVSEPEAAALFCSKTGLLNLKVHDAVLIVDCGGGTVDLIAYEVEEENPFTVAECTAGSGDSCGSTALNRNFSNILRTKIRKMKLPDGSKTAGRVYAKCIMDFENRIKADFRNNGQKWAVDVGIEAEFPEAGIEEGYMTFTNEEILQCFEPVVNRILELVRNQIIAIQAQNRTLQNILVVGGFGASEYLFQQIKLHVPPSVPVQGGSTHGLGGCHCQGCRYRWYYGASHYSPYCPTPLPYGHTAAL, encoded by the coding sequence atgcTTAGCGGCAACACGTACATTGACCCCATCAACCTGCCTCCTCTGCCCCCGGGAAAGTCCGAGATCGATGTCGCTGCCGACTACCTCTTCAAGCTCCGCCAGGCCATGCGGTCATCGCTGCAGAAGACTCTTGGTGAGGTGTTCAacagagaagagcgaaaCATCCGATACTACCTCACCGTACCGGCTATCTGGAACGACGCAGGCAAGGCTGCCACCCGAGCCGCGGCCATCCAGGCTGGTTTCCTGCGTGACGAAAACGACAACCGCCTGACTCTCGTTTCCGAGCCCGAAGCAGCGGCCCTGTTCTGCTCCAAGACGGGTCTGCTCAACCTCAAGGTTCACGACGCCGTCTTGATTGTTGATTGTGGTGGAGGTACCGTTGATTTGATTGCGTACGAAGTCGAAGAGGAGAATCCCTTTACTGTCGCCGAGTGTACTGCCGGTTCTGGTGACTCGTGCGGTTCCACAGCCCTGAACCGCAACTTTAGCAACATTTTGCGGACCAAGATTCgaaagatgaagctgcccGACGGATCCAAGACGGCCGGCCGTGTCTACGCCAAGTGTATCATGGATTTCGAGAACCGAATCAAGGCAGATTTCCGAAACAATGGCCAGAAATGGGCTGTTGATGTCGGTATTGAAGCTGAATTCCCCGAGGCCGGCATCGAGGAAGGTTACATGACCTTTACCAACGAAGAAATCCTGCAGTGCTTCGAGCCTGTCGTGAACAGAATTTTGGAGCTGGTGCGAAACCAAATCATTGCCATCCAGGCCCAGAACCGGACGCTCCAGAACATCTTGGTTGTCGGTGGATTTGGTGCTTCCGAGTACCTGTTCCAGCAGATCAAGCTTCACGTGCCCCCCTCAGTTCCAGTCCAAGGTGGTTCGACCCATGGACTCGGtggctgccattgtcaagggTGCCGTTACCGCTGGTATTACGGAGCGAGTCATTACTCACCGTATTGCCCGACGCCACTACCTTATGGCCACACTGCAGCCCTTTAA